One window from the genome of Variovorax sp. PAMC26660 encodes:
- a CDS encoding alpha/beta fold hydrolase — protein sequence MSAGTMEQARTEIARIDALSTHHDPVHEGVRVRWRRFGTDTSKPPLVLLHGGHGSWMHWLRNAEALSAGRTLWLPDMPGFHDSDALPRVAPGEDSLPPLLKALGGTLDALIGAGTPIDLGGFSFGGLTAARFAVQRGAIRRLALMGSGGHGTLRRMTVQMINWRAAPDREAERAALLHNLGALMLHDKAAIDPLAFEIHDISCHGTRFRSKEVSLAGGLQTALDALGVPTLLLWGEYDVTADPRPLVAQLVAEGPDREGTVIDGAGHWVQYERAAQVNARLLAFLG from the coding sequence ATGAGCGCCGGCACCATGGAACAGGCCCGCACCGAGATCGCGCGCATCGATGCGCTTTCCACGCACCACGACCCGGTGCACGAAGGCGTGCGCGTGCGCTGGCGCCGCTTCGGCACCGACACCTCGAAGCCGCCGCTGGTGTTGCTGCACGGCGGCCACGGCAGCTGGATGCACTGGCTGCGCAACGCCGAGGCGCTGTCGGCCGGCCGCACGCTCTGGCTGCCCGACATGCCGGGCTTTCACGATTCGGATGCGCTGCCCCGCGTGGCACCCGGCGAAGATTCGCTCCCGCCGCTGCTGAAGGCGCTCGGCGGGACGCTCGACGCGCTGATCGGCGCGGGCACGCCCATCGACCTGGGCGGCTTTTCCTTCGGCGGCCTGACCGCCGCCCGCTTCGCGGTGCAGCGCGGCGCAATCCGGCGCCTGGCGCTCATGGGCAGCGGCGGCCACGGCACGCTGCGTCGCATGACGGTGCAAATGATCAACTGGCGCGCCGCACCCGACCGCGAGGCGGAACGCGCCGCGCTGCTGCACAACCTGGGGGCGCTGATGCTGCACGACAAGGCGGCCATCGACCCGCTGGCCTTCGAGATCCACGACATCTCCTGCCATGGCACGCGCTTTCGCAGCAAGGAGGTGTCGCTCGCGGGCGGCCTGCAGACCGCGCTCGACGCGCTGGGCGTGCCGACGCTGCTGCTCTGGGGCGAATACGACGTCACTGCCGACCCGCGACCGCTGGTGGCGCAACTGGTGGCAGAAGGGCCGGACCGCGAAGGCACGGTGATCGACGGCGCCGGGCACTGGGTGCAGTACGAGCGCGCCGCGCAGGTCAACGCGCGGCTGCTGGCGTTTCTGGGCTGA
- a CDS encoding cytochrome b produces MLAQTRYTRTAIALHWLIAVLMAINIALILLVDHYPDDWVRPAVDTHKSIGITVLGLVILRLLWRATHRPPAMPGSYGPLERFAAHAAHGVLYLLMVLLPLSGWMHDSAWKDAATHPMQLFGLFEWPRIGWIMAVEPVAKETWHTVLGGVHTWAGYVLYVMFGLHVLGALKHQFLDGEAELQRMLP; encoded by the coding sequence ATGCTTGCACAAACCCGCTACACCCGAACCGCCATTGCACTGCATTGGCTGATCGCGGTGCTCATGGCCATCAACATCGCACTGATCCTGCTGGTCGACCATTACCCCGACGACTGGGTGCGCCCCGCCGTCGACACCCACAAATCGATCGGCATCACCGTGCTGGGGCTCGTGATCCTGCGGCTTCTGTGGCGTGCCACGCACCGGCCACCGGCGATGCCCGGTTCGTACGGGCCGCTCGAACGCTTCGCCGCGCATGCGGCCCACGGCGTGCTTTACCTGCTGATGGTCTTGCTGCCGCTGTCAGGCTGGATGCACGACTCGGCCTGGAAGGACGCGGCCACGCATCCGATGCAGCTCTTCGGGCTGTTCGAGTGGCCGCGCATCGGCTGGATCATGGCCGTCGAGCCCGTCGCCAAGGAAACCTGGCACACCGTGCTTGGCGGTGTGCACACCTGGGCCGGCTATGTGCTTTACGTGATGTTCGGGCTGCATGTGCTGGGCGCTCTCAAGCACCAGTTTCTCGACGGCGAAGCCGAACTCCAGCGGATGCTGCCATGA